A region from the Brassica napus cultivar Da-Ae chromosome C8, Da-Ae, whole genome shotgun sequence genome encodes:
- the LOC106416189 gene encoding F-box/kelch-repeat protein At3g61590 isoform X2, which produces MEAETSWTHYPYNYVPEAETYSEPSDDETKDQTFSMDTLLPDDLLERILSFLPIASIFRAGTVCKRWNEIVSSRRFLWNFSSNNNNNSASQRPWYFMFTSTDDPSGYAYDPVIKKWYTFDLPCIETSNWFVASSCGLVCFMDNDCRNKIYVSNPITKQWRRLIEPPGHRSTDYTALSTSMNRAKQSYSVSVVKSKQVQGNFFQWELSIHLYSSETMTWTTSLTDVLTGWRGGDESVIIDNVLYFLIYSTGGNSDHRHGLIASNLSSTSSLMSSFIPMPCSLTCGRLMNLKERLVVVGGIGKHDRPDIIKGIGIWCLKGGGGGGGEWQEMARMPQRYFQGFGELDDVFASSGSDDVVYIQSYGSPALLTFDMKLKCWKWSQKCPVSKKFPLQLFTGFCFEPRLEIAP; this is translated from the coding sequence ATGGAAGCAGAAACGTCTTGGACTCACTATCCATACAACTACGTCCCTGAAGCTGAAACATACTCTGAGCCTAGCGACGATGAGACCAAAGACCAAACCTTTTCGATGGACACTCTCCTCCCAGACGATCTACTAGAAAGAATCTTATCCTTTCTCCCCATCGCAAGCATCTTCAGAGCTGGCACGGTCTGCAAAAGATGGAACGAGATCGTCTCATCTCGAAGATTCTTATGGAACTTCTcctccaacaacaacaacaactctgCCTCTCAGAGGCCTTGGTACTTCATGTTCACTAGCACCGACGACCCATCCGGTTACGCGTACGACCCGGTTATCAAGAAATGGTACACCTTTGATCTCCCTTGCATCGAGACTTCGAATTGGTTCGTCGCTTCCTCTTGTGGGTTGGTTTGTTTCATGGACAACGACTGTAGAAACAAGATCTACGTCTCCAACCCTATCACCAAGCAGTGGAGGAGGCTCATCGAACCGCCCGGTCACAGGTCTACGGACTACACAGCGTTGTCTACCTCCATGAACAGAGCAAAACAGAGCTACTCTGTTTCGGTGGTGAAGTCAAAGCAAGTTCAAGGGAACTTCTTCCAGTGGGAGCTCTCTATTCATCTCTACAGCTCCGAAACGATGACGTGGACGACGTCCTTAACCGACGTGTTAACCGGATGGAGAGGAGGAGACGAGAGTGTGATCATCGACAACGTTCTCTACTTCTTGATCTACTCAACAGGAGGCAACTCTGATCATCGACACGGCTTGATCGCTTCTAACTTATCCTCCACGTCATCCTTAATGAGTAGTTTCATTCCGATGCCGTGTTCTTTAACCTGCGGGAGGCTGATGAACCTCAAGGAGAGGCTTGTGGTCGTTGGAGGGATAGGGAAGCACGACAGGCCAGACATTATCAAAGGGATTGGGATATGGTGTTtgaaaggaggaggaggaggtggggGAGAGTGGCAAGAGATGGCGAGGATGCCTCAGAGATACTTCCAAGGGTTTGGTGAGCTGGACGATGTGTTTGCTAGCAGTGGCAGCGATGATGTTGTTTACATTCAGAGCTATGGTTCTCCTGCGCTTTTGACTTTTGACATGAAGTTGAAGTGTTGGAAGTGGTCTCAGAAGTGTCCTGTCTCCAAGAAGTTCCCTCTTCAGCTCTTCACTGGGTTTTGCTTCGAGCCAAGACTCGAGATTGCTCCTTGA
- the LOC106413798 gene encoding exosome complex component RRP41 homolog isoform X2, producing the protein MEYVNPEGLRLDGRRFNEMRQIVAEVGVVSRADGSAVFEMGNTKVIAAVYGPREIQNKSQQKNGHALVMCEYSMAHFSTGDRRRQKNDRRSTELSLVIRQTMEACILTEIDIFLQVLQADGGTRSACINAATLALADAGIPMRDLAVSCSAGYLNSTPLLDLNYVEDSAGGADVTVGILPKLDKVTLLQMDAKLPMETFETVFALASEGCKAIAERVREVLQENTKQLEYRRAA; encoded by the exons ATGGAGTATGTAAACCCTGAAGGTCTTAGATTAGATGGTCGCCGATTCAATGAG ATGAGGCAAATCGTAGCTGAAGTGGGAGTGGTTTCCAGGGCTGACGG CTCTGCTGTCTTCGAGATGGGTAATACCAAAGTAATCGCAGCTGTTTATGGCCCAAGAGAG ATTCAGAACAAGAGCCAACAAAAGAATGGTCATGCATTG GTGATGTGTGAGTATAGTATGGCTCATTTTAGTACTGGTGATCGTAGAAGACAGAAAAACGACAG GCGATCAACAGAGTTATCTCTTGTCATCCGTCAGACAATGGAAGCTTGCATATTAACCGAA ATTGACATCTTCCTTCAAGTTCTACAAGCTGATGGAG GAACAAGATCAGCTTGTATCAATGCTGCGACTCTAGCTCTTGCTGACGCTGGAATACCAATGCGTGATCTTGCTGTTTCCTGCAGTGCTGGATACTTGAACAGTACTCCACTTCTTGATCTTAACTATGTCGAAGATAGCGCCGGAGGAGCTGATGTTACCGTAGGCATTCTACCTAAACTAGACAAAGTGACACTCCTACAG ATGGATGCAAAGTTACCGATGGAAACATTTGAAACGGTGTTTGCATTGGCTTCTGAAGGCTGCAAGGCGATTGCTGAGAGAGTACGCGAG GTACTTCAAGAAAACACCAAACAGCTAGAGTATCGTCGAGCTGCATAA
- the LOC106413798 gene encoding exosome complex component RRP41 homolog isoform X1, with protein MEYVNPEGLRLDGRRFNEMRQIVAEVGVVSRADGSAVFEMGNTKVIAAVYGPREIQNKSQQKNGHALVMCEYSMAHFSTGDRRRQKNDRRSTELSLVIRQTMEACILTEVLPHSQIDIFLQVLQADGGTRSACINAATLALADAGIPMRDLAVSCSAGYLNSTPLLDLNYVEDSAGGADVTVGILPKLDKVTLLQMDAKLPMETFETVFALASEGCKAIAERVREVLQENTKQLEYRRAA; from the exons ATGGAGTATGTAAACCCTGAAGGTCTTAGATTAGATGGTCGCCGATTCAATGAG ATGAGGCAAATCGTAGCTGAAGTGGGAGTGGTTTCCAGGGCTGACGG CTCTGCTGTCTTCGAGATGGGTAATACCAAAGTAATCGCAGCTGTTTATGGCCCAAGAGAG ATTCAGAACAAGAGCCAACAAAAGAATGGTCATGCATTG GTGATGTGTGAGTATAGTATGGCTCATTTTAGTACTGGTGATCGTAGAAGACAGAAAAACGACAG GCGATCAACAGAGTTATCTCTTGTCATCCGTCAGACAATGGAAGCTTGCATATTAACCGAAGTATTGCCTCATTCTCAG ATTGACATCTTCCTTCAAGTTCTACAAGCTGATGGAG GAACAAGATCAGCTTGTATCAATGCTGCGACTCTAGCTCTTGCTGACGCTGGAATACCAATGCGTGATCTTGCTGTTTCCTGCAGTGCTGGATACTTGAACAGTACTCCACTTCTTGATCTTAACTATGTCGAAGATAGCGCCGGAGGAGCTGATGTTACCGTAGGCATTCTACCTAAACTAGACAAAGTGACACTCCTACAG ATGGATGCAAAGTTACCGATGGAAACATTTGAAACGGTGTTTGCATTGGCTTCTGAAGGCTGCAAGGCGATTGCTGAGAGAGTACGCGAG GTACTTCAAGAAAACACCAAACAGCTAGAGTATCGTCGAGCTGCATAA
- the LOC106411991 gene encoding BTB/POZ domain-containing protein POB1: MELPELPGNEFGDMLGPHTHYLDSSSSSSEADFGFAFNDSNFSDRLLRIEIMGRGSNPDAEGYGSIADWARRRKRRREDTIKKESVTISDILAGAEERVLTNEQPDMDEGEAMIEEAFSGDDEDDVTSAPNWGLEWLDCFSVKRVRELHISSPILAAKSPFFYKLFSNGMMESGQRHVTLLINASEEDALMELLNFMYTNTVSVTTAPALLDLLMAADKFEVASCMSYCSRLLRDMPMTTESALLYLDLPPTVLVATPVQPLTDSAKKFLAARYKDFTKFQEEFMSLPLAGIEAVLSSDDLQVASEDAVYDLILKWARAQYPSLEERREILGSRLARSIRFPFMTCRKLKKVLTCSDFEHELASKLVLEALFFKAETPHKQRSLAAEESASVHRHLIERAYKYRPVKVLEFELPMPQCVVYLDLKREECIGLFPSGRVYSQAFHIGGQGFFLSAHCNLDQQSSFYCFGLFLGMQEKGSVSFGVDYEFSARSNPSEEFISKYKGNYTFTGGKAVGYRNLFGIPWTSFVEEDNLYFINGILHLKAELTIRRSTDP; this comes from the exons ATGGAGCTACCTGAACTTCCAGGCAATGAGTTTGGGGACATGTTGGGTCCCCACACACACTACCTtgattcctcctcctcctcctccgaaGCCGATTTCGGATTCGCCTTCAACGACAGCAACTTCTCCGATCGGTTGCTCCGGATCGAGATCATGGGCCGCGGCTCTAACCCCGACGCTGAAGGGTATGGGAGCATCGCCGATTGGGCTCGTCGCCGcaagaggagaagagaggaTACTATCAAGAAGGAATCTG TTACCATTTCAGACATTCTCGCGGGTGCTGAGGAGCGGGTTTTGACTAATGAGCAGCCTGATATGGATGAAGGCGAGGCTATGATTGAAGAGGCTTTTTCAG GTGATGATGAGGACGATGTGACTAGTGCCCCAAACTGGGGGCTTGAGTGGTTGGACTGTTTTAGTGTTAAAAGGGTTAGGGAGCTTCATATTAGTTCTCCTATCTTAGCTGCCAAAAGCCCTTTCTTTTACAAG CTTTTCTCCAATGGAATGATGGAATCTGGACAAAGGCATGTCACTCTTCTAATCAATGCATCAG AGGAAGATGCGTTGATGGAGCTTTTAAACTTTATGTATACCAACACGGTGTCTGTCACCACAGCACCTGCATTGTTAGATCTGCTCATGGCTGCTGATAAGTTCGAGGTCGCCTCTTGCATGAGTTACTGCAGCAGACTTCTCCGCGACATGCCTATGACTACCGAGTCTGCGCTGCTTTACCTCGACCTTCCCCCCACTGTTCTAGTGGCTACACCCGTTCAGCCTTTAACCGATTCTGCAAAGAAGTTCCTTGCTGCCCGTTACAAGGACTTTACCAA gtttcaAGAGGAGTTTATGTCTCTCCCCTTGGCGGGAATTGAGGCGGTTTTGTCAAGCGACGATCTCCAAGTTGCATCAGAGGATGCAGTTTACGATCTTATCTTGAAATGGGCAAGAGCGCAGTACCCTTCGTTGGAGGAGCGGAGAGAGATTCTCGGGTCACGCCTCGCACGCTCCATCCGCTTCCCGTTCATGACGTGCCGTAAGCTGAAGAAGGTGCTGACATGCAGTGACTTCGAGCACGAACTAGCGTCAAAGCTTGTTCTGGAAGCGCTCTTCTTCAAGGCGGAAACCCCACACAAGCAGCGTAGCCTAGCCGCGGAAGAGTCAGCCTCAGTGCACCGCCACCTCATAGAGAGGGCTTACAAATACAGACCGGTCAAAGTACTTGAGTTCGAGCTTCCTATGCCGCAGTGCGTGGTCTACCTAGACCTGAAGAGAGAAGAATGCATTGGATTGTTCCCTTCAGGGAGAGTCTATTCTCAGGCCTTTCACATAGGCGGTCAAGGGTTCTTCCTCTCAGCGCATTGCAACTTGGACCAGCAGAGCTCGTTTTACTGTTTCGGGCTGTTCCTAGGGATGCAGGAGAAAGGGTCGGTGAGCTTTGGAGTGGACTATGAGTTCTCGGCGAGGTCAAACCCATCGGAGGAGTTCATAAGCAAGTACAAAGGGAACTATACGTTCACTGGAGGGAAAGCAGTTGGGTACAGGAACTTGTTTGGGATTCCATGGACGTCTTTTGTTGAGGAGGATAATCTTTACTTCATCAATGGCATCCTCCATCTCAAGGCTGAGCTTACCATCAGAAGGTCTACAGATCCTTAG
- the LOC106414225 gene encoding putative glucose-6-phosphate 1-epimerase, with protein sequence MGHYAAVWDHKAATEMTKDWNGIDQVFLRNPHGASAKISLHGGHVVSWRNDQGEELLFTSNKAIFKHPKSMRGGIQICYPQFGDCGLLDQHGFARNKIWVIDENPPPLNSKESLGKSFVDLLLKPSEEDLKQWPHSFEFRLRVSLAIDGDLTLTSRVRNVNGKPFSFLFAYHTYLSVSDISEVRVEGLETLDYLDNLRKRELLTEQGDSITFESEMDRTYIRSPKVVAVLDHERKRTYVIGKEGLPDTVVWNPWEKKSKTMANFGDDEYKSMLCVDGAAVERPITLKPGEEWTGRLMLTAVKSSFCFDQLELQSKGF encoded by the exons ATGGGTCATTACGCAGCAGTGTGGGATCATAAAGCAGCTACTGAGATGACCAAAGACTGGAACGGCATTGACCAAGTCTTTCTCCGTAACCCTCATGGCGCTTCTGCCAAG ATTAGTTTACATGGAGGACACGTGGTTTCATGGAGGAATGACCAAGGCGAAGAGCTCCTTTTCACTAGCAACAAG GCTATATTCAAACACCCAAAATCAATGCGTGGTGGGATTCAGATTTGTTATCCTCAG TTTGGGGATTGTGGATTACTGGACCAACATGGGTTTGCAAGGAACAAAATTTGGGTTATCGATGAGAACCCACCTCCTCTTAACTCCAAAGAGTCCTTAGGCAAATCATTTGTTGATCTTCTTCTCAAACCATCAGAAGAGGACTTAAAGCAATGGCCTCACAG TTTTGAGTTCCGTCTTAGGGTCTCACTTGCCATAGATGGAGACTTAACATTGACTTCTCGCGTTAGAAACGTCAACGGCAAGCCCTTTAGCTTCTTATTCGCTTATCATACTTACCTCTCTGTCTCTGACATAAG TGAAGTGAGGGTTGAAGGGTTAGAGACATTGGACTACTTGGACAACCTTAGGAAAAGAGAGCTTTTGACAGAACAAGGCGATTCAATAACCTTTGAATCTGAG ATGGACCGGACTTACATTAGATCACCCAAAGTGGTAGCAGTTCTTGACCATGAACGGAAAAGAACATATGTTATAGGAAAGGAAGGTCTTCCAGATACAG TGGTGTGGAATCCATGGGAGAAGAAATCTAAAACCATGGCTAATTTTGGGGATGATGAGTACAAAAGCATGCTTTGTGTGGATGGTGCAGCAGTTGAGAGACCAATCACTTTGAAGCCAGGAGAAGAATGGACCGGAAGGCTTATGTTAACCGCTGTTAAGTCCAGTTTCTGCTTTGATCAACTTGAACTACAGAGCAAAGGATTCTGA
- the LOC106416189 gene encoding F-box/kelch-repeat protein At3g61590 isoform X1, whose amino-acid sequence MTQAFSFWFLSENSGLSLTVLFSLLHFRFNYACVLKQIWMEAETSWTHYPYNYVPEAETYSEPSDDETKDQTFSMDTLLPDDLLERILSFLPIASIFRAGTVCKRWNEIVSSRRFLWNFSSNNNNNSASQRPWYFMFTSTDDPSGYAYDPVIKKWYTFDLPCIETSNWFVASSCGLVCFMDNDCRNKIYVSNPITKQWRRLIEPPGHRSTDYTALSTSMNRAKQSYSVSVVKSKQVQGNFFQWELSIHLYSSETMTWTTSLTDVLTGWRGGDESVIIDNVLYFLIYSTGGNSDHRHGLIASNLSSTSSLMSSFIPMPCSLTCGRLMNLKERLVVVGGIGKHDRPDIIKGIGIWCLKGGGGGGGEWQEMARMPQRYFQGFGELDDVFASSGSDDVVYIQSYGSPALLTFDMKLKCWKWSQKCPVSKKFPLQLFTGFCFEPRLEIAP is encoded by the exons ATGACACAAGCTTTCTCCTTTTGGTTCCTGTCCGAAAATAGTGGACTCAGTCTCACAGTAttattttctcttcttcattttAGATTTAACTATGCATGTGTCCTAAAGCAAATCTG gATGGAAGCAGAAACGTCTTGGACTCACTATCCATACAACTACGTCCCTGAAGCTGAAACATACTCTGAGCCTAGCGACGATGAGACCAAAGACCAAACCTTTTCGATGGACACTCTCCTCCCAGACGATCTACTAGAAAGAATCTTATCCTTTCTCCCCATCGCAAGCATCTTCAGAGCTGGCACGGTCTGCAAAAGATGGAACGAGATCGTCTCATCTCGAAGATTCTTATGGAACTTCTcctccaacaacaacaacaactctgCCTCTCAGAGGCCTTGGTACTTCATGTTCACTAGCACCGACGACCCATCCGGTTACGCGTACGACCCGGTTATCAAGAAATGGTACACCTTTGATCTCCCTTGCATCGAGACTTCGAATTGGTTCGTCGCTTCCTCTTGTGGGTTGGTTTGTTTCATGGACAACGACTGTAGAAACAAGATCTACGTCTCCAACCCTATCACCAAGCAGTGGAGGAGGCTCATCGAACCGCCCGGTCACAGGTCTACGGACTACACAGCGTTGTCTACCTCCATGAACAGAGCAAAACAGAGCTACTCTGTTTCGGTGGTGAAGTCAAAGCAAGTTCAAGGGAACTTCTTCCAGTGGGAGCTCTCTATTCATCTCTACAGCTCCGAAACGATGACGTGGACGACGTCCTTAACCGACGTGTTAACCGGATGGAGAGGAGGAGACGAGAGTGTGATCATCGACAACGTTCTCTACTTCTTGATCTACTCAACAGGAGGCAACTCTGATCATCGACACGGCTTGATCGCTTCTAACTTATCCTCCACGTCATCCTTAATGAGTAGTTTCATTCCGATGCCGTGTTCTTTAACCTGCGGGAGGCTGATGAACCTCAAGGAGAGGCTTGTGGTCGTTGGAGGGATAGGGAAGCACGACAGGCCAGACATTATCAAAGGGATTGGGATATGGTGTTtgaaaggaggaggaggaggtggggGAGAGTGGCAAGAGATGGCGAGGATGCCTCAGAGATACTTCCAAGGGTTTGGTGAGCTGGACGATGTGTTTGCTAGCAGTGGCAGCGATGATGTTGTTTACATTCAGAGCTATGGTTCTCCTGCGCTTTTGACTTTTGACATGAAGTTGAAGTGTTGGAAGTGGTCTCAGAAGTGTCCTGTCTCCAAGAAGTTCCCTCTTCAGCTCTTCACTGGGTTTTGCTTCGAGCCAAGACTCGAGATTGCTCCTTGA
- the LOC106413351 gene encoding early nodulin-55-2-like produces MAIRTRIFSFVFVMMMSFTVLLSSCSARVYKVGDSEGWTAKDDVYYAWAETDHKEFQVGDSLVFKYDPIINDVTHVSGSLEYEFCDYSSPKAVYNTGHDVVTLTEPGFHYFITSNQGQCVLGQKLEVLVIHDLSSPVPPPTPPSKILPVGNTYKVGDSKGWTVYDSDFYSKWSEEKQFHVGDSLIFEYANEINDVYEINGDLEFITCDPTSPVDVHKTGHDLVRLTEPGVHYFITSQSGYCEAGLKLRVMVGPKPKAVTYPNFPKKVVLSAMERLNNWLNTFKHQPHH; encoded by the coding sequence ATGGCGATAAGAACAAGAATCTTCAGCTTCGTGTTCGTGATGATGATGAGCTTCACGGTTCTCTTGAGTTCCTGCTCGGCGAGGGTCTACAAAGTTGGAGATTCCGAGGGATGGACTGCCAAGGACGACGTCTACTACGCTTGGGCTGAAACCGACCATAAGGAGTTCCAGGTGGGAGATTCTCTCGTCTTCAAATATGATCCCATCATCAACGACGTGACTCATGTTTCTGGCTCTTTGGAATACGAGTTCTGCGACTATTCTTCTCCTAAAGCCGTCTACAACACAGGACACGATGTTGTGACTCTCACAGAACCAGGTTTCCACTACTTCATCACCTCCAACCAAGGTCAATGCGTATTGGGACAGAAGCTAGAAGTTCTTGTCATCCATGACCTCTCCAGTCCGGTTCCTCCACCAACACCACCTAGCAAGATCCTTCCTGTCGGAAACACCTACAAGGTCGGAGACTCAAAAGGATGGACCGTTTATGATAGTGACTTCTATAGCAAGTGGAGTGAGGAGAAACAGTTTCATGTTGGAGATAGTCTTATTTTCGAATACGCCAATGAAATCAACGACGTCTATGAGATCAACGGAGATCTAGAATTCATAACATGCGACCCAACGTCTCCTGTAGATGTGCACAAGACGGGGCACGATCTTGTTAGGCTTACGGAACCGGGAGTTCATTATTTCATAACCTCACAGTCTGGTTATTGTGAAGCTGGGCTTAAACTTCGAGTCATGGTGGGACCAAAACCCAAAGCTGTTACTTACCCTAATTTTCCCAAGAAGGTGGTCTTGTCAGCTATGGAACGCCTCAACAACTGGTTGAATACTTTCAAACACCAGCCCCATCATTAA